The Acidobacteriota bacterium genome contains the following window.
AGCGGCCGGTTCGCGTGGTGGGCATCTATGTGCCGAACGGGAATCCCGCGCCGGGCGAAAAGTACGACTACAAGATGGAATGGTCCGAAGCGCTGGAACTCCATGCGGCTGATCTGCTGCGCGCGGAACAGCCCTTCGTGATCTGCGGGGACTATAATGCGATCCCGGCGCCGGAAGACTGCTGGGACGATACGGTATGGAATACCGACGCGCTTGGCCTGCCTGAAACGCGCGCGCACTTCCGGCGGCTGAAATTTCTCGGCCTTACGGATGCCTTCTCGGCCTGCGACGGGCGCGCCCACCAATACACGTTCTGGGACTACCAGGCGGGGGCATTCCAGAAGGATCACGGCATCCGCATCGACCATGTGCTGGCCTGCCCCCGCATGACGGACCGGCTGCAATCCGCCGAAATCTACAAGAAGGCGCGCGGGCTGGAGAAACCGTCAGACCACGTGCCGGTGATTGCGACGTTTGCAGATTAGGCGCGTTGCCGCCCTGCTCAGTCGTCGCGCTT
Protein-coding sequences here:
- the xth gene encoding exodeoxyribonuclease III gives rise to the protein MRIATWNVNSIKARLPTVLDVLDGIAADVVCLQELKCETGAFPYLELEERGWNCAVHGQKTYNGVALLSKLPLEDVTKGMPTIADDAARYIAATVLGERPVRVVGIYVPNGNPAPGEKYDYKMEWSEALELHAADLLRAEQPFVICGDYNAIPAPEDCWDDTVWNTDALGLPETRAHFRRLKFLGLTDAFSACDGRAHQYTFWDYQAGAFQKDHGIRIDHVLACPRMTDRLQSAEIYKKARGLEKPSDHVPVIATFAD